The Parabacteroides sp. AD58 genome includes a window with the following:
- the tsf gene encoding translation elongation factor Ts produces MAVTMADITKLRKMSGAGMMDCKKALTETDGDIEKAMEIIRKKGQAIAAKRSDRDASEGCVLAKKDGSFAAVIALKCETDFVAKNADFVALTQAILDAAVANKCHTLEEVLALPMGNGTVKDAVVDRSGITGEKMELDGYSVVEGAYTTVYNHMGKNQLCTIAAFNKPSEEVAHNIAMQIAAMNPIAIDEAGVPESVKESEIQVAIEKTKAEQVQKAVEAALKKAGINPAHVDSEEHMESNMAKGWITAEDVAKAKEIIATVSAEKAANLPEQMIQNIAKGRLSKFLKEVCLLNQEDIMDAKKTVKEVMKEADPELQILAFKRLTLRAE; encoded by the coding sequence ATGGCTGTAACAATGGCTGATATTACCAAGCTGCGCAAAATGAGTGGAGCTGGTATGATGGACTGTAAGAAGGCTTTGACTGAAACTGACGGTGACATCGAAAAAGCAATGGAAATTATCCGTAAAAAAGGACAGGCTATCGCTGCTAAGCGTTCTGATCGTGATGCTTCAGAAGGTTGTGTTCTGGCAAAGAAAGATGGTAGTTTTGCTGCAGTTATCGCTTTGAAGTGTGAAACTGACTTCGTTGCTAAAAACGCTGACTTTGTTGCTTTGACTCAGGCTATCCTGGATGCTGCCGTAGCTAACAAATGTCATACTTTGGAAGAAGTATTGGCTTTGCCGATGGGTAACGGAACTGTAAAGGATGCTGTAGTAGATCGTAGTGGTATCACAGGTGAAAAGATGGAACTGGATGGCTACAGTGTAGTAGAAGGTGCTTATACAACTGTTTACAACCATATGGGTAAAAACCAGTTGTGTACAATTGCTGCTTTCAATAAGCCTTCAGAAGAAGTTGCTCACAATATTGCTATGCAGATCGCTGCTATGAACCCGATCGCTATTGATGAAGCAGGTGTTCCTGAATCCGTAAAGGAATCAGAAATCCAAGTGGCTATTGAAAAGACAAAAGCTGAGCAGGTACAGAAAGCTGTTGAGGCTGCTTTGAAGAAGGCTGGTATCAATCCGGCTCACGTTGATAGCGAAGAGCACATGGAAAGTAACATGGCTAAAGGCTGGATTACTGCTGAAGATGTAGCTAAAGCTAAAGAAATCATCGCAACTGTTTCTGCTGAAAAGGCTGCTAATCTGCCGGAACAGATGATCCAGAATATTGCTAAGGGTCGTTTGAGCAAGTTCTTGAAAGAAGTTTGCTTGCTGAACCAGGAAGATATCATGGATGCTAAGAAGACAGTAAAAGAAGTAATGAAGGAAGCTGATCCTGAATTGCAGATCTTGGCATTCAAGCGTCTGACTTTGCGTGCTGAATAA
- the rpsB gene encoding 30S ribosomal protein S2, with the protein MSRVSFDQLLEAGVHFGHLKRKWNPAMAPYIFMERNGIHIIDLYKTVAKVDEAAEVMKNLAKQGKKVLFVATKKQAKQVVADKAASVGMPYVIERWPGGMLTNFPTIRKAIKKMATIDKMTKDGTFDNLSKREKLQITRQRAKLEKTLGSIVDLTRLPSALFVVDVMKEHIAVREANRLGIPVFGMVDTNSDPSNIDYVIPANDDATKSVEVILGAICEAMNEGLQERKAEKVDAEAAGEGEAPKRERKAKAAKKERTKKEDDEALNANIAGKFAKDEE; encoded by the coding sequence ATGTCAAGAGTAAGTTTTGATCAATTATTAGAGGCTGGTGTTCACTTCGGACACTTAAAAAGAAAGTGGAACCCCGCTATGGCTCCTTATATCTTCATGGAGCGCAATGGTATTCATATCATTGATTTATATAAAACAGTTGCTAAAGTAGATGAAGCAGCAGAAGTAATGAAGAACCTGGCTAAACAGGGAAAGAAAGTTCTTTTTGTTGCTACTAAGAAACAAGCTAAACAAGTCGTTGCTGATAAGGCTGCTTCTGTAGGTATGCCTTACGTGATCGAACGTTGGCCGGGTGGTATGTTGACTAACTTCCCGACAATCCGTAAAGCTATCAAGAAGATGGCTACGATCGACAAGATGACAAAAGATGGTACATTTGATAATTTGTCAAAGAGAGAAAAATTACAGATTACTCGTCAGCGTGCAAAATTGGAAAAGACTTTAGGTTCTATCGTAGACCTGACTCGTCTGCCGTCTGCTTTGTTCGTTGTTGACGTAATGAAAGAACATATTGCTGTTCGCGAAGCTAACCGTCTGGGTATTCCTGTATTCGGTATGGTAGATACAAACTCTGATCCTTCAAACATCGACTATGTAATTCCGGCTAATGATGATGCTACTAAATCAGTAGAAGTAATCTTGGGCGCTATCTGCGAAGCTATGAACGAAGGTTTGCAGGAACGCAAAGCTGAAAAGGTAGATGCTGAAGCTGCCGGTGAAGGCGAAGCTCCGAAGAGAGAACGTAAGGCAAAGGCTGCAAAGAAAGAACGTACCAAGAAAGAAGATGATGAAGCTTTGAACGCTAACATCGCTGGTAAGTTCGCTAAAGACGAAGAGTAA
- the proC gene encoding pyrroline-5-carboxylate reductase has product MKITIIGSGNMGGAIAKGLSQGSIFQASDITCTAQTDETLEKMRNINEDFNLTHDNITAVRESDLVIIAVKPWRVQSVIEEIRPVLQFDKQIIISIAAGVTFEQLNSHLKKSIASKVQVNPVIFRVMPNTAIEVKSSLTFISACNASEDQINLVLSIFNELGKAILIEERLMEAGTALASSGIAFALRYIRAAIEGGVELGFYPKQAQEIVVHTVKGAIDLLLENQSNPEAEIDKVTTPGGITIKGLNEMELSGFTSAVIRGLKASR; this is encoded by the coding sequence ATGAAAATTACAATCATCGGCTCCGGAAACATGGGTGGAGCCATCGCAAAAGGTTTATCACAAGGAAGTATCTTCCAGGCCAGTGACATCACTTGTACAGCCCAGACTGACGAGACTCTCGAAAAGATGAGGAACATCAACGAAGACTTTAACCTGACTCACGACAATATTACAGCTGTACGCGAATCGGACTTGGTAATCATTGCCGTAAAGCCTTGGCGAGTACAATCTGTCATTGAGGAAATCCGCCCGGTTCTGCAGTTCGACAAACAAATTATCATATCGATTGCGGCAGGCGTCACCTTCGAACAATTGAACAGCCATCTCAAAAAGAGCATCGCATCGAAAGTACAGGTGAACCCGGTAATCTTCCGTGTCATGCCAAATACAGCCATTGAAGTGAAAAGCAGTCTGACCTTTATCTCGGCCTGCAATGCTTCGGAAGATCAGATCAATCTGGTTCTTTCTATTTTCAATGAACTAGGAAAAGCGATTCTGATTGAAGAACGACTGATGGAAGCCGGAACAGCTTTGGCGTCAAGTGGTATTGCCTTCGCCTTGAGATATATTCGCGCAGCTATCGAAGGCGGTGTAGAATTAGGATTTTATCCGAAACAAGCCCAGGAAATTGTGGTACACACCGTAAAAGGGGCAATCGATCTGCTGTTGGAAAACCAGAGCAATCCGGAAGCTGAAATCGATAAAGTAACAACTCCGGGTGGTATCACAATCAAAGGATTGAATGAGATGGAACTTTCAGGTTTCACATCAGCCGTCATCCGAGGACTGAAAGCCAGCCGGTAA
- the rpsI gene encoding 30S ribosomal protein S9 — MEVVNAIGRRKAAVARVYVSEGTGKITINNRDLANYFPSSILQFVVKQPLAKLNVAEQYDIKINLVGGGFKGQSEAARLGIARALVKINPEDKVTLRSEGFITRDPRSVERKKPGRPKARRRFQFSKR, encoded by the coding sequence ATGGAAGTAGTAAATGCAATAGGAAGACGTAAAGCCGCAGTTGCTCGCGTATACGTTAGCGAAGGAACAGGTAAGATTACAATCAACAACCGCGATCTTGCAAATTACTTTCCTTCTTCAATTCTTCAGTTTGTTGTAAAGCAGCCTTTAGCAAAATTGAATGTTGCTGAACAATACGATATCAAGATCAACTTGGTAGGCGGTGGCTTTAAAGGCCAGTCTGAAGCAGCTCGTTTGGGTATTGCTCGTGCATTGGTTAAGATTAATCCGGAAGATAAAGTTACTCTTCGTTCAGAAGGCTTCATCACTCGTGATCCTCGTTCTGTTGAACGTAAGAAACCGGGTCGTCCAAAAGCTCGTAGAAGATTCCAGTTCAGTAAACGTTAA
- the rplM gene encoding 50S ribosomal protein L13 produces MDTLSFKTISANKATVNKEWVIVDAEGQSLGRLCAKVAKLLRGKYKPNFTPHVDCGDNVIIINAEKVVLTGKKWNDRVYLRYTGYPGGQIEYTPADLLAKGPSYLYRKVVKGMLPKNRLGAKLLGNLYVYAGTEHKHEAQQPKSIDINSYK; encoded by the coding sequence GTGGATACTTTAAGTTTTAAGACCATTTCTGCAAACAAAGCAACTGTAAACAAAGAATGGGTCATCGTTGACGCTGAAGGCCAGTCATTAGGTCGTCTTTGTGCAAAAGTAGCAAAGCTTTTGCGTGGCAAGTACAAACCCAATTTTACTCCTCACGTTGATTGTGGTGATAATGTAATTATTATCAATGCAGAAAAAGTCGTTCTGACAGGAAAGAAATGGAACGATCGTGTTTATTTGAGATACACCGGTTATCCTGGTGGTCAGATTGAATACACTCCGGCTGATTTATTAGCAAAAGGCCCGAGTTATCTGTATAGAAAAGTAGTAAAGGGTATGTTACCTAAGAACCGTCTGGGTGCAAAGTTACTGGGTAATCTGTATGTTTATGCAGGTACAGAACATAAGCATGAAGCTCAGCAGCCTAAGTCAATTGATATTAACTCATATAAATAA
- a CDS encoding glutamate-5-semialdehyde dehydrogenase: protein MTTTQQLLQQAAQTVIALQRCSESLVQDILNDTASALLEHMADILEANREDLSRMDISNPKYDRLKLTESRIESIAQDMRNVSTLPSPLGKVYSEVTRPNGMTIKKVSVPFGVIGVIYEARPNVTCDVFSLCLKSGNVCVLKGGSDADCSNRALVKIIHQIVEKYGVPPAVCTLLPPDRQATTELLHAVGLVDLLIPRGSSALIQYVRENARIPVIETGAGICHTYFDLAGDKLKGQAIITNAKTRRVSVCNALDCLIIHKERLADLPDLCTLLAQHQVIIYADEPAFKALQGKYPAHLLRPATADSYGTEFLDYKMSIRTVASIEEALQHIAQYSSKHSECIISEDQQAIATFQKQVDAACVYANVSTAFTDGAQFGFGAEIGISTQKMHARGPMALPELTTYKYIITGNGQTRS from the coding sequence ATGACGACAACACAACAACTTTTGCAACAAGCTGCCCAAACAGTTATTGCCCTGCAACGCTGTTCCGAAAGTTTGGTACAAGATATATTGAACGACACCGCTTCGGCCTTGCTGGAACACATGGCAGATATCCTGGAAGCCAACCGGGAAGACTTGTCGCGCATGGATATTTCAAACCCGAAATATGACCGGTTAAAACTGACCGAAAGCCGTATAGAAAGCATCGCTCAAGATATGCGGAACGTATCCACACTTCCGTCGCCGTTAGGAAAGGTCTATAGTGAGGTTACTCGTCCGAACGGAATGACGATAAAAAAGGTAAGCGTACCGTTTGGTGTGATCGGGGTTATTTATGAAGCGCGCCCGAATGTCACCTGCGATGTCTTCTCGCTTTGCCTGAAAAGTGGAAATGTCTGCGTACTGAAAGGCGGATCAGATGCCGATTGTTCGAATCGGGCTCTGGTGAAAATTATCCATCAGATAGTAGAAAAGTATGGCGTTCCGCCGGCTGTCTGCACATTACTGCCACCCGACAGACAGGCAACCACCGAACTTCTGCACGCTGTCGGACTGGTTGATCTGCTGATTCCACGTGGAAGCAGTGCACTGATTCAATATGTCCGGGAGAATGCCCGCATTCCTGTCATAGAAACGGGTGCAGGAATCTGCCATACCTATTTTGATTTAGCAGGAGACAAACTGAAAGGTCAGGCCATCATTACGAATGCCAAGACCCGACGAGTCAGTGTATGTAATGCCCTCGACTGCCTGATTATCCACAAAGAACGCCTGGCAGATTTACCCGATCTGTGTACCTTGCTTGCCCAGCATCAGGTCATTATCTATGCGGATGAACCAGCTTTTAAGGCGCTACAAGGAAAGTATCCCGCCCATTTGTTACGGCCGGCAACGGCAGATAGTTACGGAACCGAGTTCCTTGACTATAAAATGAGCATACGTACCGTTGCATCCATCGAAGAGGCTTTGCAACATATTGCTCAATATAGTTCCAAGCACAGCGAATGTATCATCAGTGAAGACCAGCAAGCTATTGCTACTTTTCAAAAGCAGGTTGACGCAGCATGCGTATACGCCAACGTATCTACGGCGTTTACGGATGGAGCACAATTCGGCTTTGGTGCTGAAATCGGAATCAGTACTCAAAAAATGCATGCACGCGGTCCGATGGCTTTACCCGAACTTACAACCTATAAATACATCATAACCGGAAACGGACAAACAAGAAGTTAA
- the purL gene encoding phosphoribosylformylglycinamidine synthase → MILFFQSPTKTVLAVEAKQAFSPEDTKKLVWLFSGATPVEAETMNGWFVGPRREMITPWSTNAVEITQNMGLAGISRIEEYFPVESGDADHDPMLQRIYNGLNQEIFTISKKPDPIIYIDDLEAYNAQEGLALSEEEISYLKEVSEKLQRKLTDSEVFGFSQVNSEHCRHKIFGGTFIIDGEEKESSLFNLIKKTSAENPNKLVSAYKDNVAFNDGPVVEQFAPKSGDKPDYFAIKDIKTVISLKAETHNFPTTVEPFNGAATGTGGEIRDRLGGGKASLPIAGTAVYMTAYPRTEGAREWEKVLDPRPWLYQTPEQILIKASNGASDFGNKFGQPLICGSVLTFEHAENNKKYAYDKVIMLAGGVGFANKRDALKGDPKPGEKVIVIGGDNYRIGMGGGAVSSVNTGQYTSGIELNAVQRANPEMQKRAANVIRSIAESDDNPIVSIHDHGAGGHLNCLSELVEATGGHIDMSKLPIGDPTLSAKEIIGNESQERMGLLMEEKDVERVKRIADRERAPMYVVGETTNDMKFVFEQADGVKPIDIKLEYMFGKPPRTIMRDHTVVETYEPVVYKESELHHYLENVLQLEAVACKDWLTNKVDRSVTGKIARQQCQGELQLPLSDLGAVALDFRGKAGIATSIGHAPQVAMVDPAAGSVMAIAEALTNIVFAPLADKLTGVSLSANWMWPCRNEGEDARLYKAVQAASDFACALGINIPTGKDSLSMTQKYGDEKVLAPGTVIISAGAEVSDVKKIVSPVLVHERNSHIYYIDFSFDTLKLGGSALAQVLNKLGNEVPTVKDPEYFSDAFNAVQEAIEKGLILAGHDISAGGMITTLLEMCFANVEGGLEVNLDKINESDIVKILFAENPGIIVQVKDKKAFEKLMMDAGVGFAEIAKPTNERHILVSKDGIQYHFGIDYMRDVWYESSYKLDIKQSGNVCAGNRFENYKMQPLEFKFNKNFSGTLASYGLSADRREPTGIKAAILRDKGTNGEREMAYSMYLAGFDVKDVHLTDLATGRETLDDVNLIVFCGGFSNSDVLGSAKGWAAGILFNEKAKSAIDRFYARKDTLSLGICNGCQLMAELELLYPEHEKKHKMVHNDSHKFESNFITLDIPKNHSVMFGSLSGSKLGIWVAHGEGKFDFPYEEKDYHIVAKYNYDGYPANPNGSPWAVAGVCSQDGRHLAMMPHLERAMFPWQCAYYPLEHRNDEVTPWIEAFVNARKWIEENKK, encoded by the coding sequence ATGATTCTATTCTTTCAATCTCCAACTAAAACGGTGCTGGCCGTAGAAGCCAAGCAAGCGTTTTCACCAGAAGACACAAAGAAGCTGGTGTGGCTATTCAGTGGAGCAACACCTGTTGAGGCAGAAACCATGAACGGTTGGTTCGTTGGTCCGCGTCGTGAAATGATAACGCCATGGAGTACGAATGCAGTTGAAATAACCCAGAACATGGGTTTGGCCGGAATTAGTCGTATAGAAGAGTATTTCCCGGTAGAGTCGGGCGATGCTGATCATGATCCGATGCTGCAACGTATTTACAATGGACTGAACCAGGAAATCTTTACGATTAGCAAAAAGCCGGATCCGATTATCTATATTGACGATCTGGAAGCCTATAATGCTCAGGAAGGTCTGGCTTTGAGCGAGGAAGAAATTTCTTACCTGAAGGAAGTCAGTGAAAAACTACAGCGCAAGCTGACCGACAGTGAAGTTTTCGGTTTCTCTCAAGTAAACTCAGAACACTGCCGTCATAAAATCTTTGGCGGAACCTTTATTATTGATGGCGAAGAAAAGGAAAGTTCGTTATTCAATTTGATTAAGAAGACATCAGCCGAGAACCCGAATAAACTGGTATCGGCTTATAAAGATAATGTGGCCTTCAACGATGGTCCGGTAGTAGAACAGTTTGCTCCGAAGAGCGGTGATAAACCCGATTACTTCGCGATCAAAGACATCAAGACTGTGATCTCGTTAAAAGCGGAAACACATAACTTCCCGACAACCGTAGAACCGTTCAACGGGGCGGCAACGGGTACGGGTGGTGAAATCCGCGACCGTCTGGGCGGTGGTAAGGCTTCTTTACCGATTGCCGGAACTGCTGTTTATATGACGGCTTATCCTCGTACGGAAGGTGCCCGCGAATGGGAGAAAGTACTTGATCCTCGTCCGTGGTTGTATCAGACTCCGGAACAGATCTTGATCAAAGCTTCTAACGGTGCATCCGATTTCGGTAATAAATTCGGTCAGCCGCTGATCTGCGGTTCTGTCCTGACTTTCGAGCATGCCGAGAATAATAAGAAGTATGCTTACGATAAAGTCATCATGTTGGCCGGCGGTGTTGGCTTTGCCAATAAGCGGGATGCCTTGAAAGGTGATCCGAAACCCGGAGAAAAGGTGATTGTAATCGGTGGTGATAACTACCGGATCGGTATGGGCGGTGGCGCTGTTTCGTCGGTAAATACCGGACAGTATACGAGCGGTATCGAACTGAATGCCGTACAACGTGCCAATCCTGAGATGCAGAAGCGTGCGGCTAACGTAATCCGTTCGATTGCTGAATCAGATGATAATCCGATTGTTTCCATCCACGACCACGGAGCCGGCGGTCATTTGAACTGTCTGTCTGAATTGGTGGAAGCAACCGGTGGGCATATCGATATGAGTAAATTGCCGATTGGTGATCCAACCTTGTCGGCAAAGGAAATCATCGGTAATGAAAGTCAGGAACGAATGGGCTTGCTGATGGAAGAAAAAGACGTAGAACGGGTGAAACGGATTGCTGACCGTGAACGTGCTCCGATGTATGTTGTAGGTGAAACTACCAACGATATGAAGTTTGTCTTCGAACAGGCTGACGGCGTGAAACCGATTGATATCAAGTTGGAATATATGTTTGGTAAGCCACCCCGCACCATCATGCGCGATCATACCGTAGTAGAAACTTACGAACCGGTTGTTTACAAGGAATCAGAATTGCATCATTATCTGGAAAACGTACTTCAGCTGGAAGCCGTTGCTTGTAAAGACTGGTTAACCAATAAGGTGGACCGTTCCGTAACTGGTAAGATTGCCCGTCAGCAGTGCCAAGGTGAATTGCAGTTGCCGTTGAGTGACTTGGGAGCTGTCGCTTTGGATTTCCGTGGAAAAGCCGGTATCGCTACATCTATAGGTCATGCGCCTCAGGTAGCTATGGTTGATCCGGCAGCCGGATCCGTGATGGCGATTGCCGAAGCTCTGACGAATATTGTCTTTGCTCCGCTGGCCGATAAGCTGACCGGTGTTTCTTTGAGTGCAAATTGGATGTGGCCGTGCCGCAATGAAGGTGAGGATGCCCGTTTGTATAAAGCTGTACAGGCAGCATCCGACTTTGCCTGCGCTTTGGGTATTAACATCCCGACCGGTAAAGACTCGTTGTCAATGACCCAGAAGTACGGAGATGAGAAAGTACTTGCTCCGGGAACTGTCATCATTTCTGCCGGTGCTGAAGTAAGCGATGTGAAGAAGATCGTTTCTCCGGTATTGGTTCACGAACGGAATTCACATATTTATTATATCGATTTCTCTTTCGATACCTTGAAACTGGGCGGTTCTGCCTTGGCGCAGGTATTGAACAAGCTGGGTAATGAGGTGCCGACCGTGAAGGATCCGGAATATTTCAGCGATGCCTTCAATGCTGTTCAGGAGGCAATCGAGAAAGGTTTGATTCTGGCTGGTCACGATATTTCTGCCGGTGGTATGATTACTACCTTGTTGGAAATGTGCTTTGCTAATGTAGAAGGTGGTTTGGAAGTCAACCTGGATAAGATTAACGAATCAGACATTGTGAAGATTCTGTTTGCCGAAAATCCGGGTATCATCGTCCAGGTAAAAGACAAGAAGGCCTTCGAAAAACTGATGATGGATGCCGGTGTAGGCTTTGCTGAAATTGCGAAACCGACCAACGAACGTCATATCCTTGTATCGAAGGATGGAATCCAGTATCATTTCGGTATCGACTATATGCGGGATGTCTGGTATGAATCTTCTTATAAGCTGGATATCAAGCAGAGCGGCAATGTATGTGCCGGCAATCGTTTTGAAAACTATAAGATGCAGCCGCTGGAATTCAAGTTCAACAAGAACTTCTCCGGTACGTTGGCTTCTTATGGCCTTTCTGCTGATCGTCGGGAACCGACAGGAATCAAAGCTGCTATCTTGCGTGATAAGGGAACAAACGGTGAGCGTGAAATGGCTTACTCAATGTATCTGGCCGGCTTCGATGTGAAGGATGTTCACTTGACCGACTTGGCTACAGGTCGTGAGACGCTGGATGATGTCAACCTGATTGTATTCTGTGGTGGCTTCTCTAACTCAGACGTATTGGGTTCTGCCAAAGGTTGGGCTGCCGGTATCTTGTTTAACGAAAAGGCAAAGAGCGCTATCGATCGTTTCTATGCCCGGAAAGATACCTTGAGTTTGGGTATTTGTAACGGATGCCAGCTGATGGCCGAACTGGAACTCTTGTATCCGGAGCACGAAAAGAAGCATAAGATGGTACATAATGATTCGCACAAGTTTGAATCCAACTTTATTACCCTGGATATTCCGAAGAACCATTCTGTCATGTTCGGTTCTTTGAGCGGTAGCAAGTTAGGCATCTGGGTAGCTCATGGTGAAGGTAAGTTCGATTTCCCGTACGAAGAAAAAGACTATCATATTGTAGCTAAGTATAATTACGACGGTTATCCAGCTAATCCGAACGGTTCGCCTTGGGCTGTTGCTGGCGTTTGCTCACAAGATGGTCGTCATTTGGCGATGATGCCTCACTTGGAACGTGCGATGTTCCCGTGGCAGTGCGCTTATTATCCGTTGGAACACCGGAACGATGAAGTGACTCCGTGGATCGAAGCCTTTGTCAATGCCCGTAAATGGATTGAAGAAAACAAGAAGTAA